The Prochlorococcus sp. MIT 1300 genome has a window encoding:
- the psbD gene encoding photosystem II D2 protein (photosystem q(a) protein), with product MTIAVGSAPQQGWFDVLDDWLKRDRFVFVGWSGILLFPTAYLALGGWFVGTTFVTSWYTHGVASSYLEGCNFLTAAVSTPGDAMGHSLLLLWGPEAQGDFVRWCQLGGLWNFVALHGIFSLIGFMLRQFEIARLINIRPYNALAFSAPIAVFMACFLIYPLGQHSWFFAPSFGVAAIFRFILFIQGFHNWTLNPFHMMGVAGILGGALLCAIHGATVQNTLYEDSSVYSDGKKQSTTFRAFDPTQEEETYSMVTANRFWSQIFGIAFSNKRWLHFFMLFVPVMGMWAPSIGIVGLAVNLRAYDFVSQEIRAAEDPEFETFYTKNVLLNEGMRAWMASADQPHENFVFPEEVLPRGNAL from the coding sequence ATGACGATCGCTGTAGGAAGCGCGCCACAGCAAGGATGGTTTGACGTCCTCGATGACTGGCTCAAGCGCGACCGCTTCGTTTTTGTTGGCTGGTCCGGCATTCTCCTTTTCCCAACTGCTTACTTGGCACTTGGGGGATGGTTCGTCGGAACAACCTTCGTTACCTCCTGGTACACCCATGGTGTTGCCAGTTCCTATTTAGAAGGATGCAACTTCCTTACCGCTGCTGTTAGTACCCCTGGCGATGCCATGGGTCACAGCTTGTTGTTGCTTTGGGGCCCAGAGGCTCAGGGCGATTTCGTTCGCTGGTGTCAACTAGGCGGACTTTGGAATTTTGTTGCCTTGCACGGCATTTTCTCCCTGATCGGTTTCATGCTCCGTCAGTTTGAAATCGCTCGATTGATCAACATTCGTCCATACAACGCTCTGGCCTTTTCGGCTCCTATAGCGGTATTTATGGCTTGCTTCCTAATTTATCCATTAGGTCAGCACAGCTGGTTCTTCGCTCCTTCTTTTGGAGTAGCAGCAATTTTCCGCTTCATCCTGTTTATTCAAGGGTTCCATAATTGGACACTCAACCCATTCCACATGATGGGGGTAGCAGGAATTCTTGGAGGAGCTCTACTTTGCGCAATTCATGGCGCAACAGTACAGAACACTCTCTATGAAGACAGCAGTGTTTATTCAGACGGGAAAAAGCAAAGCACTACTTTTAGAGCTTTTGACCCGACCCAAGAAGAAGAGACCTACTCAATGGTCACAGCCAACCGCTTCTGGAGTCAGATCTTCGGAATCGCTTTTTCAAACAAGCGTTGGCTTCACTTCTTCATGCTTTTCGTTCCTGTAATGGGAATGTGGGCACCATCCATCGGAATAGTTGGTCTGGCCGTAAACCTTCGTGCTTACGACTTTGTTAGCCAAGAGATTCGCGCAGCTGAAGATCCTGAGTTCGAAACCTTCTATACAAAGAATGTTCTATTGAACGAAGGCATGCGCGCATGGATGGCATCCGCAGACCAGCCACACGAAAACTTTGTATTCCCTGAGGAGGTACTGCCCCGTGGAAACGCCCTTTAA